The genomic segment CGCTGCTCGGCGCCGAGACCACCACGGACGAACAACGCGCCGACGGTGTACGGGAGTTCAGCGCGACGGTGAGCCCCGGACAACCGGCCTACCTGGTCGATCACGTGATCATGGGGCAGACGGTCTTCCCCGGTGCGGGCTACGTCGAGATCCTGCTCGCGCTCCAGGACGCGGTCCACGGAGAGAACGACAGGCTCCTGGAGGACCTGACCATCCTGGAGCCGCTCATCCTGTCCGCCGACCGGCCCACCGAGGTCCGCACGCGGCTGCGCGCCCTTCCCGGCGGAGCGGCGGAGGCCGAGATCATCAGCCGCACGGCGGACACCGACAAGGCCATCGAGCGCTGCCACGCCACCGCGCGGATCGGCGCACCGGACGCGGCCCATCCCGAACTCGCCGCCGTCGCCGCCGGGCTGGAGCGCAAGGCGTCGGCCGACGGTCCCACGCACCCGCCCCGCCGTCCCGACGACCTGTACGCGGAGTTCGCCGACCTCGGCCTGGAGTACGGACCCGCGTTCCAGCGCATCGAGCACCTGGTGCGGCAGGGCGAGGACGTCTCGGTGGGCCGGCTGCGCGGCTGCGCGGCCCGCCCGCTGGAGCACCTGCCGCCCGTCGTCCTGGACAACGTGACACAGTCCCTGGCCGGTGTCCTGGGCGACGCGCAGACGTATCTCCCCGTCGGACTCGGCGCGTTCCGGCTGCTGAAGAAGCCCAAGGGGGGCCTGCTGCGCAGCCTGGTGCGGCTCACCGGCGACGAGGACGCCGACGGCGTGATGACCGCCGACATGCTGCTCACCGAGGACGGCAGGCCGGTGTTCGTCGTCCACGGCTTCCGCCTCAAGCGGGTCACCGCGACGGCCGGTACCTCGCGGCGGCAGCTCTTCCACGCGCCGCGCTGGACCAAGCGTTCCCTGGTACGGCCGGGCGACGGCCGCGAGCGCCGGGTACTGGTCGTCAACGGCGCCCCGGAGGACTTCGCGTCCGCGCGCGACCACCTCGACGCGCACGGCGCCTCCCTGTCGTTCGCGCCGGACACCGCGACGGCGGCCCGGCTGCTGGACGATCGGCCCACCGACGTCTGCTGGTTCTGGCGCGGCGGGGACGGACCGGTCGACAGCACCGAGAGACTGCGCTCGGAGTGCGAGACGAACTACCGGGAACTCCTCGGCCTGCTCGCCGCCCTCCAGGAGCACGGCTTCGGCCGCGAACAGCGCCTGTGGCTGGTGACCGAGGGCGCCCAGCGGCTGCCCGGCGACATCCCCGGCCGGCCGGGCCGTGCCGCGGAGGTGTCCCCGGCCGCCACCCTCTGGGGATTCGGCCTCACGCTGTGGAACGAGTACCCGGCCTACCGCGCGACCCTGGTCGACCTCCCCGTCGGCGGGGACCGGCGCGCCCTCGCCGACGAACTGCTGGCCGCCGAGAAGGACGAGTTCCAGATCGCCTTCCGCGACGGGCAGCGGCACGTGCGACGGGTGGGCGTGGTGCCGCCCGCCGACGGCGGTGACGAGAACTTCGAGCTGGCCATCACGGAGTACGGGGAGTTCGCCGACGTCAGGCCGGTCCCCGTACCGGACATCGCGCCCGAGGGCGACCGGATTCAGGTCGCGGTGCACTGCGCGGGCCTCAACTTCAAGGACGTCCTCAACGCCCTCGGTCTGCTGAAGGCCCACGCGCTGGAGAACGGCCTCGACCACCAGCCGCTGCCGCTCGGCTTCGAGGGCGCCGGTACGGTCGTCGCCGCCGGACCCGAGGCCGAGTTCGAGGTGGGCGACGAGGTCGTGCTCAGCCACCTCGGCTGCATGAAACGGCGCGTCACCGTGCCCTCGGCGATGGCCGTGCGCAAGCCCGCCGCCATCGGTTTCGCGCAGGCGGCCGGGCTGGCGACCGCGTACGTCACCGCCTACTACGCGCTGCACCACCTCGCGGGCATCAAGCGGGGCGACCGGGTCCTCGTGCACGCCGCCGCCGGCGGGGTCGGCCAGGCGGCGGTGCAGCTCGCCAGGCTCGCCGGCGCCGAGGTCATCGCCACCGCGAGCCCGCGCAAGCAGGAGCTGCTGCGCTCCCAGGGCATCGAGCACGTCTTCAACTCACGGACGCTCGACTTCGCCGACGAGGTCATCGACGCCACGGGTGGCAAGGGCGTGGACATAGTCCTGAACAGCCTCAACAAGGACTACATCCCCGCGGGCATGCGCACCCTCGCCGACGGCGGCCGGTTCGTCGAGCTGGGCAAGATCGGGATCTGGTCGCCGGAGCGGGCCCACGAGGCCAGGCCGGACGTGAAGTACCACAACTTCGACCTCAGCGAGTTCCCGCAGGAGGAACTGCTCAAGGTCAACAAGGAGATCCTGCAGACCGTCGCCGACCTGCTCGACGAGCGGGCGATTCAGCCGCTGCCGACGACCCGCTACACCCTCGACGAGGTCGAGGAGGCGTTCTCGGTGCTCAGCCGGGGCGCCAACGTGGGCAAACTGGTGATCGACCTCGTCGACGAGGACGCCCTCCCGGCCCGCCCGGTGACCATCGCCGGCGACCGCACGTACCTCATCACCGGCGGCCTGGGCGCACTCGGCCGGGTCACCGCGCGGAAGCTGGTCGACCTGGGCGCCCGGCACCTCGTACTGGCCGGCCGACGGGAGCTGTCGGCGCTGGACGCGGAAGCGTACGCCGCCGAGCTGGGCGGGGACGTGCGCGTCACCTCGGTGCGGTGCGACGTGTCGGTACGGGACGACGTGCGGCGGCTCCTCGACTCCCTGAGGGACGGCCCGTACCCGCCGGCCGGTGTCCTCCACACCGCGGGGGTCCTCGCCGACATGCCCCTGTCCGCCCTGACCTGGGAGGACATCGACAAGGTCTTCCAGGCCAAGGTGTACGGCACCTGGCACCTCGACCAGGAGCTGCGCGGGTTCCCCGAGGAGCCGTTCCTCGTCGGCTTCTCCTCCATCGCGTCGGTGGTCGGCTCGGCGGCCCAGGGCAACTACGCGGCGGGCAACGCCTTCATCGACGCCCTCATGGTCCGGCGCGCGTCGCGCGGCCTTCCCGCGCTCAGCATCAGCTGGGGTCCCTGGGCCGAGGTGGGCATGGCGGCCGGGCTGAGCGGCCGCCTGATGCGGAACATCGAGTCCCAGGGCATGAAGTTCCTGAGGCCCGCCGACGGGGCCCGCGCGATGTTCAAGGCACTCGGGCGGCCGGCCGCGCACGTGATGATCGGCGAGTTCGACTGGGAACGCCTCATCGCGGGACGGCCCGCGGCCAACGCCTTCTACGCAGAGGTGGCGGGAGCCGGCACGGCCGGACAGCGCGGCGTCGACCTGGACGCGCTGCTCGCCCTGCCCAGGTCGGAGCGCCGCGGCGCCATCAACGAGATCGTCCGGACCCGCGTCGCGACGCTCCTGCACTTCGAGAGCGCCGACGACGTGGGCACCAACGACAAGTTCCTCGAACTGGGACTTGACTCGCTCACCGCCGTGGAGCTCAAGAACACCCTCGAAGTCGCCTTCCAGCTGCCGCTGTCCACGGCGATCGTCTTCGACCATCCGTCGATCGGCGTGCTCACCGAGTACCTGGAGGAGCGGCTGCTGCCCGCGCCGGAGGCGGCGGCTCCCGCGCCCGACGACGTGCGCACGGTCTCGGACTCCGACGCGGAGGCCGAACTGGCCGCGATGATGGAGCTGTGACCGGGTGAAGGAGTACATCGAGTCCCTGCAGCAGCTCTCGAAGTCACAGCTCGTCCTCGCGCTCGCGCGCCAGCGGCTGCGCGAGACCGAACGGATCGCGGTCGTGGGCATGGCCTGCCGCTTCCCCGGCCGCATCGACACACCCGAGGAGTACTGGGACGCACTCGCGCGCGGACGCAGCGTCCTCACCGAACCGAGGGGCATACCCACCGACTCCGCGGGCCGGCCCCGCTGGAACGTCTCCGCGCCCGACCTCGCGCCCCTGGCCGGGCTGCTCGGGCAGGGCGCCTACCTGGACTCCGTCGACCTCTTCGACGCCGAACGCTTCGGCATCCCGGACGAGGAGGCCGACCACATGGACCCGCAGCAGCGGCTGCTGCTGACCTGCGCGGCCGAAGCGCTCGACGAGGCCGGGCCGTTCGACCGTTCGGCCAGGGTGGGCGTCTTCGCCGGGGTGAGCACGGTGGAGTACACCTTCGCCTGCCTGCGCAACGGCCTCGGCGTGGACGGACTGTCCCCCTACATGGGCACGGGCGGTGCGCTGAGCGCCACGGCCGCCCGGGTCGCCACCGGCCTCCATCTCAACGGCCCCGTGCTGACGGTCGACACCGCCTGCTCCTCCGCCCTGGTCGCCGCGCACCTCGCGGTGTCGGCGCTGCGCCGCGGCGACTGCGACATGGCGGTCATCGGCGCCTGCCACCTCATGCTCGCCCCCTTCACCACCGGCGTCTTCGACCGGGCGGGCATGCTCTCGCCCACCGGGCGCAGCCGGCCCTTCGACGCGGCGGCCGACGGCCATGTGCGCGGCGAGGGCTGCGGAGTCCTGGTGCTCAAGCGCGAGCGTGACGCCAAGGCGGACGGCGACCTGCCCTACGCCTTCATCAGGGCGAGCGACATCCACCAGCAGGGCGACCGGCCCTCCATGGCGGCCGTCTCCGCAGTGGCGCAGCGCCGGGTCATGTCCCAGGCGCTGGCGGAGTCCGGACTCGATCCGCACCAGGTGCACTACATCGAGGCCCAGGCCAACGGCTCCCAGCTCGGCGGTGTCATCGAGGCGGAGACGATCGCGGAGGTCTACCGGCGTACGGACCCCGGCGCGCCGCCGCTCCACCTGGGTTCCGCCAAGGCCAACCTCGGCTACCTGGAGACGGCGTCCGGCGCGGCCGGTCTCATCAAGGTCGCGCTGGCCCTCTCCCACCGGACGGTCCCGCCCCAGCCGGGCGTGGACCGGCCCGACCCGGCGGTGCCGTGGGAGCGGCTGAGCCTGACGATGCCTCGCGCCGCCCTGCCGTGGCCCGCCGAAGGACCGCCCACCGCCGCGGTCAGCGCGTTCGGCTTCACCGGCACGAACGCCCATGTGCTGATGCAGGGCGCCGACACCCCACAGCCGCGGCCCGCGCCGCGCCGCACCGTGACCAAGGGGCGTGCCCACTGGCCCGCCGAGAACATCTGGCGCTGACCGCCCGCGGCGCCGGCGGGCCGAGCGACGAGGACCTGAGGAGCGACATGTACTACCCGAACCTGCGGACGCTCGACGCGACCGCCGCCCATCACGCGGAACACCGCCCCTCGCACCCGGCGGTCCGGTGCGAGGGACGCACCGTCACCTACGGCGAACTGCACCGGCGCAGCAACCGGCTGGCGCACGGACTGCGCGCGGCCGGCCTCTCCGGCCGGGCCCGGGTCGCGTATCTCGGCAAGGAGTCGGAGCACTACTACGAAGTGCTCTTCGCCTGCGCCAAGTCGGGGACGGTCATCGTGCCCATCAACTGGCGGCTGACCGTCAGCGAGGTCGATCACATCCTGCGCGACTCGGGCACCGAACTCCTCTTCGTGGAGCGGGAGTTCCAGGCCATCGGCGAGAAGGCCGCCGCCTCGCTCCCGCACCCGGTCACGATCGTGACGGTGGACGGGGCGGACGGCGCCGGGGCCGGAATCGGCCGCTGGGCGGCCGGACACCCCGACGACGACCTGCCGGGCACCGCCGAGGAGGACGATCCGGTCGCCCAGCTCTACACCAGCGGCACGACCGGGCTGCCCAAGGGCGTGGTGCTCGCCCACCGCAGCTTCTTCAAGGTGCGGGACGCGCAGGCGGCCGGGGGAGTGGAGTGGATCGACTGGCGGGAGGGCGATGTCAGCCTCATCGGCATCCCCGGGTTCCACGTGGGCGGACTGTGGTGGGCGACGCAGGGCTTCAACGCGGGCATCACCAACGTATCCATGCGGATGTTCCACGGCGCGGACGCGCTGCGGCTGGTCCGTGATCTCGGTGTCACCACGGCCTGTGTGGTGCCCTCCATGCTGCAGATGCTGCTGAGTGAACGAGGCGCGCGCGACGAGGACTTCGCCACGCTGCGCAAGGTCGTCTACGGCGGCTCGCCCATCTCGGAGCGGCTGCTGGAGGAGGCCATCGAGCGTGTCGGCTGCGACTTCGCGCAGATCTACGGACTCACCGAGACGGGCAACACGGCGGTCTGTCTGCCCCCGCACGAGCACGTGGTGGGCGGCGCCCGGATGCAGGCGGCCGGCCGCCCGTACCCCGGATTCGAGCTGAAGATCGTCGACGGCGACGGCGAGCGCCTGCCCGACGGCGCGATCGGCGAGGTGTGCGTCCGCACGCCCTCGCACATGATCGAGTACTGGGGCCTTCCCGAGGCGACCGCGAAGACGCTGGTCGACGGCTGGATCATGACCGGCGACGCCGGATACCTCGACGACGGCGGTTACCTGTTCGTCTGTGACCGGATCAAGGACACGATCATCGTGGCGGGGGAGAACGTCTACCCGGCCGAGGTCGAGAACGTGCTCACCCGGCACGAGGCGGTGGCGGACGCCGCCGTGATCGGCGTGCCCGACGAGCAGTGGGGCGAGTCGGTCACCGCATGCGTCTCGCTGCGGCCGGGGGCGGCCGCCACCCCGCGCGAACTGATGATGTTCATGAAGGGCAGGATCGCGGACTTCAAGATCCCCGTACGGTACGAGTTCGTCGAGACGCTTCCGCGCAATCCCAGCGGGAAGATACTCCGCCGTGAGCTGCGCGACACCTTCTGGCGAGACCGCAAGCGCAACGTGAACTGAGTCTGCTGCCAGCATGGTTCGCAACGTGTCCCCGATGCCGCGGCCGCCCACCGGCCCGGCGGAACCCAGGTGGTCCGATGAGTCCGTCCTTCACGACCGTACGGCGGGTCCTGAACGCCGCCTCGTACCTCTCCCCGCGCCTGTTCGGCGGCTACGTGTTCCGCCTCTTCTGCGAACCGCAGTCCCGCGACACGGTGCGTGAGGCGCAGCGGCCGGTGCACGATCAGGCCGTGGTCGAGGAGCTGACGACCGACGGCCGCCGCCTGGTCACCTACCGCTGGGGCGACGGCGAACGCCCGGTCGTGCTCCTGCACGGGTTCGGCGGCCGGGCGGCCAACTTCGCCGGTTTCGTCCACGCGCTGAACCGGAGCGGTATCAGCGCCGTGTCGTACGACGCCTACGGCCACGGTGACTCCGGCGGCAGGAACGTCACGGTCCTCGACCATCTCGCGGTCCTGCGGGAACTCCAGGAACGGCACGGCCCGTTCCGGGCGATCATCGGGCACTCGTTCGGCGGCACCAGCGCCTATCTGGCCCTGCGCCGCGGGATCAAGGCGGACCGGCTGGTCTCCATCGCGTCGGAGGGCGACTTCGGCGCACTGCCGGGCCTGTTCTGCCACCAGCTCGGCCTGCGGCAGTCGTACGCGGGTGAACTGCGCCGCCGCTCCGAGGAACTCTTCGCGGCGGAACCGGACTTCTGGCACGAGTTCTCCCCCGTGCACCGGCCCGAGGAGATCTCCCAGCCGCTGCTCGTGGTGCACGACAAGAAGGACCGGGAGGTCGGCGTGGCACAGGGCCGCGCCATCGCCGAGGCGTACGGCGACCGGGCCAGGCTGCTGGAGACGGACGGCCTCGGACACCGGCGGATTCTCGGCGACCCCGCGGTGATCACGCACGTGCTGACCTTCGTCGCGGGCGGGGACACCACGCCCATCGCCTGAGAGCTGTTCCGGGAGCGGCACCGGGGCGCGGCGGCTACGACCCGTAACCAACCTAAGTGAGAGCGATGACCAGCCAGTCTGTACGCACCGGAAGCGATGTACGCGGTTCCCTGGGCGAGCCGGTCGCCGTCGTGGGCATGGCCTGCCGGCTGCCGGAGGCGTCGGGCCCGAGCGGCTTCTGGCAGATGCTCCGTGAGGGACGGCACGGCATCACCGACGTACCGGCCGGCCGGTGGGACCCCGCCGACGGGTCCGCCGATCCCGGCGCGGTGCCCCGGGACACCGTCGGCCGGGGCGGCTTCATCGCGGGAGTCGGCGACTTCGACGCGGGCTTCTTCGGGATCTCGCCGCACGAGGCCGCGTCGATGGACCCGCAGCAGCGGCTCGTGCTGGAACTGGGATGGGAGGCGCTGGAGGACGCGGGCATCCCCGCCGACACCGTGGCCGGTGCCCCCGCCGGGGTGTTCCTGGGCGCCATCGCGGGCGACTACGACGCGCTGTTGAGCGGGTACGGGGCCCGGGGAGTCACCCGGCACTCCTTCACGGGGTTGCAGCGGGGCATGATCGCCAACCGCGTCTCGCACCTGTTCGGCTTCCGCGGCCCCAGCCTCACCGTCGACTGCGGCCAGTCGTCCTCACTCGTCTCGGTCCACCTGGCCTGCGAGAGCATCCGCTCGGGGGAGTCCTCCTTCGCCGTCGCGGGCGGCGTCCACCTCAACCTGGTACCCGGATCGGCCGCGCGCGCGGACGCGTTCGGCGTCCTCTCGCCCGACGGGCGCTGCTACACGTTCGACGCGCGCGCCAACGGATTCGTCCGGGGGGAAGGCGGCGCGGTCGTCGTCCTCAAGCCGCTCTCCCGAGCGCTGGCGGACGGTGACGACATCGTCTGCCTGGTGCTGGGCAGCGCGGTCAACAACGACGGTCACGGCGAGGCCGTCGGCGTCCCCAGCCCACGGGCGCAGAGCGCGGTCGTCCGCACGGCCCTGCGCCGGGCGGGGGTGGCCGCCGCCGACGTCCAGTACGTCGAACTGCACGGCACGGGCACCGCCCGCGGCGACGAACTGGAGGCCCGCGGGCTCGGCTCGGTGTTCGCGGCGGCCCGTCCGCCCGGCGCGCCCCTGCTCGTGGGGTCGGCCAAGACCAACGTGGGCCACCTCGAAGGCGCGGCGGGCGCCGTCGGCCTGCTGAAGGCGGCCCTCAGCATCGCGCACGCCGAACTCCCCGCGAGCCTCAACTTCGAGTCCCCCGGCCCCCGGCTGCCCCTCGCCGAGCTGGCCCTGGAGGTCCGGCGGCGGCACGGCGCCTGGCCGCGCCCGGCGCAGCCGCTGCTGGCGGGCGTCAGCTCCTTCGGCGTCGGGGGCACCAACTGCCACGTCGTACTGGGCCCGGCGCCCCGCCCCGCCACCGTGCCGGACGCCCCGGCACCCGGTACGGCACCACCGGTCCTGGCCTGGCCGCTGCACGCCAGGAGCCGCCAGGCACTCGCCGCCCAGGCGCGCGCGCTCAGCGACCACCTGGCCGCTCACCCCGGCCTCGGCCCCGCCGACGTCGGCCTGTCCCTCGCGACGACCCGCACGGCGCTGGAGCACCGCGCCGTCGCGGTCGCCCGGGACCGCGACGGCCTCACCAGGGCACTGGACGGGCTCGCCGCCGGTGAGCTGCCCACCGGCACGGCCCGCGGCGTCGCACGCGGCCCGGCCAAGGTGGCCTTCGTCTTCCCCGGCCAGGGCTCGCAGTGGACCGGCATGGCCCGCGGCCTGCTGGAGCGCTCCGAGGTGTTCCGCGACGAACTCGCCGCCTGCGGGCGGGCGTTGGCGCCGTACGTCGACTGGGACCCGGCCGAGGTCCTGCGCGGCGACACCGGCCTCGACGACGTGGAGGTCGTCCAGCCGCTGCTGTTCGCCGTCATGGTCTCGCTGGCGGCGCTGTGGCGCTCCCACGGGGTGGAACCCGACGCCGTGGTGGGGCACTCCCAGGGTGAGCTGGCCGCCGCGTACGTCTGCGGGGCGCTGACCCTGGAGGAGGCCGCCCGCGCCGTCGCCCTGCGCAGCCGGGCCATCGGCCGGATCGCGGGGACGGGCGGACTGCTGTCGGTGGCGCTGCCCGCCGACCGCGTCGTGCCCTACCTGGAGCACTCGCCGCACGAACTGTCCGTGGCGGTGGTCAACAGCCCGCGCTCGACCGCCGTCGGAGGCACCCCCGAGGCGCTGGCCGCCCTCGCCGGTGACCTGGAGCGCGACTCCGTACGCACCCGCCGCATCCTCATCGACTACGCCTCCCACTCGGCGCAGGTCGAGGCCGTCCGCGAGGAGGTCCTGGACGCGCTGGCGGACATCGCCCCCCGCTCCTCGGACATTCCGTTCTACTCCAGCACCGACGGCGGACTCCTGGACACCGCGCGCCTCGACTGCGCGTACTGGTACCGCAACCTGCGGGAGACCGTGCGGTTCGAGCGGGCGACGCGGGCCCTGCTGGAGACGGGCCACACCGTGCTCATCGAGATCAGCCCCCATCCCGTGCTCGTGGCCGGGGCGCTGGACACCATCGAGGACGCGGTCGCGGACGGCGTCGTCGGCGCGGGTGACGCCACCGCCGTCGCCACCCTGCAACGCGGTGAATCGGGCACCGGCCGCTTCCTGGAGGCCGTCGCGGCGGCCTACGTGCGGGGCGTGCCCGTCGACTGGGCACGTCTCCACGCCGGAACGGGGGCCCGCCGGGTCAAGCTGCCCGGCTATGCATTCCAGCGGCGCCGGCACTGGATCGAGGCGCCGCTCGCGCGGGCCGGGGACGCCGAGAGCGAGCGTCCCCGGCCCGCCGCCGCGGAACGCCCGGAGACCGTCCGGCCGGACCGACGCGGCGGCGGGGCGAGGGAGTTGACCGGAGCCGTCGGGACCAGGGAGCCGGCCGGGCCCGCCGGGCAGGCGGACACCCTCGACCTCGTCCGGCGGCACGTCGCGCGCGTGCTCGGGCACGACGACCCGTCGGCCGTCGACGTCCGCATGTCCTTCCAGGGCCTCGGCTTCGACTCGCTGGGCGCGGTCCAGCTCAGGGAACGGCTCAGCGAGGCCACCGGAATCCCGCTGCCGGCCGGACTGGTCTTCGACCACCCGACCCCGGCCGCGCTCGCCCACCGGCTGACCCGGCTGTCCTCCCGCGCGCCGGACGCCCCGGACTCCTGGGGCGCCGGGGCCGCACCCGCCACTTTTGCCGACGACGACCCGATCGCCGTCGTCGGCATGGCCTGCCGCTACCCCGGCGGCGTCGAGTCACCGGAGGACCTGTGGCGCCTGGTGACCGGCGGCCGGGACGCCGTCCGCGGGTTCCCGGCCGACCGGGGCTGGGACATCGAGGGCCTCTACCACCCCGACCCCGGCCACCGGGGGACCACGTACACGCGCAGCGGTGGATTCCTGGACGGAGCGGCCCTGTTCGACCCCGCGTTCTTCGGGATCAGCCCCCGCGAGGCGCTGGCCATGGACCCGCAGCAGCGGATACTGCTGGAGACCGGCTGGGAGGTCTTCGAGCGGGCGGGCATCGTGCCGGGGGCCGTCGACCGGACGCGTACGGGTGTCTTCGTCGGCGCCATGCCGAGCGGCTACGGTCCGCGGCTGGACGAACCGGCGGGCGGCCTGGAGGGGTACGTCCTGACCGGTTCGTCGCCGAGCGTGCTCTCCGGGCGGCTCGCCTAC from the Streptomyces sp. AM 4-1-1 genome contains:
- a CDS encoding type I polyketide synthase, which produces MSNRRPDVQDELETARQALQEQRQALDELLLEKYEPIAIVGVGLRFPGDNSTPEGFADFLEQGRSGTGPIPADRWDVEGFSSGGEDVKGKIRTLGGGYLGQVDRFDPQFFNISPKEAQYIDPQQRLALETAWEALEEAGIDPTRLRDGNGGVYIGVSTVDYTIEADALAYEELDAGIGTGTAHSAVPGRVSYFLGWRGPSMAVDTACSASLVTVHLAAEGLRRGECDIALAGGVNVIHHPRNHIVFSQANMLSVDGECKTFDSAADGYSRGEGCGMVVLKRLSDAKRDGDRVLALVRGSAVRQDGESGGLTVPNGSAQEMVIRAALASALLEPSDIQYVEAHGTGTSLGDPIEMGAVNSVFSRSHTRENPVVVGSLKTNLGHMEAAAGIGGVIKTALQLYHGRVYPHLNLKKPSEHIPWDRYVVDVPVTGREWRAPTRRAIVNSFGFAGTIACTVLEQAPAFRPAEPTAGTGRHVFTLSAKSGKALALQAERYRSHLAAHPEQDVADICFTSNVARAHFGSRLSGVVRDTGELLALLDRAPAADRDLRKVALLFTGQGSQYAGMGASLYDAFPVFREHLDRCDALFADRIGRSVKDLLLGTADDSGEIDQTRFTQPALFALEYATARLWLSWGVEPSALIGHSVGEVVAAAVAGLFSLEDAVALVAARARLMQSVTAPGTMLAVQAAADEVASLVDAYDDVSFGAFNAPGHCVVSGGAASVAALAELLAERGVRTKPLPVSHAFHSPLMAEVFDAFREAIGDITFREPQITLISNITGRVADLAEISTADYWVRHIAEPVDFQAGFAALAERGRHIFIEVGPSSTLLGLGKRIVDPKEHAWLRSSAKGDTDAGVIKGSLAEYYAAGRTVDWAGHHRGRGGRRVPLPTYAFDTKRYWLPIVGDRHSKQRAVDPAHAHHPLLGAETTTDEQRADGVREFSATVSPGQPAYLVDHVIMGQTVFPGAGYVEILLALQDAVHGENDRLLEDLTILEPLILSADRPTEVRTRLRALPGGAAEAEIISRTADTDKAIERCHATARIGAPDAAHPELAAVAAGLERKASADGPTHPPRRPDDLYAEFADLGLEYGPAFQRIEHLVRQGEDVSVGRLRGCAARPLEHLPPVVLDNVTQSLAGVLGDAQTYLPVGLGAFRLLKKPKGGLLRSLVRLTGDEDADGVMTADMLLTEDGRPVFVVHGFRLKRVTATAGTSRRQLFHAPRWTKRSLVRPGDGRERRVLVVNGAPEDFASARDHLDAHGASLSFAPDTATAARLLDDRPTDVCWFWRGGDGPVDSTERLRSECETNYRELLGLLAALQEHGFGREQRLWLVTEGAQRLPGDIPGRPGRAAEVSPAATLWGFGLTLWNEYPAYRATLVDLPVGGDRRALADELLAAEKDEFQIAFRDGQRHVRRVGVVPPADGGDENFELAITEYGEFADVRPVPVPDIAPEGDRIQVAVHCAGLNFKDVLNALGLLKAHALENGLDHQPLPLGFEGAGTVVAAGPEAEFEVGDEVVLSHLGCMKRRVTVPSAMAVRKPAAIGFAQAAGLATAYVTAYYALHHLAGIKRGDRVLVHAAAGGVGQAAVQLARLAGAEVIATASPRKQELLRSQGIEHVFNSRTLDFADEVIDATGGKGVDIVLNSLNKDYIPAGMRTLADGGRFVELGKIGIWSPERAHEARPDVKYHNFDLSEFPQEELLKVNKEILQTVADLLDERAIQPLPTTRYTLDEVEEAFSVLSRGANVGKLVIDLVDEDALPARPVTIAGDRTYLITGGLGALGRVTARKLVDLGARHLVLAGRRELSALDAEAYAAELGGDVRVTSVRCDVSVRDDVRRLLDSLRDGPYPPAGVLHTAGVLADMPLSALTWEDIDKVFQAKVYGTWHLDQELRGFPEEPFLVGFSSIASVVGSAAQGNYAAGNAFIDALMVRRASRGLPALSISWGPWAEVGMAAGLSGRLMRNIESQGMKFLRPADGARAMFKALGRPAAHVMIGEFDWERLIAGRPAANAFYAEVAGAGTAGQRGVDLDALLALPRSERRGAINEIVRTRVATLLHFESADDVGTNDKFLELGLDSLTAVELKNTLEVAFQLPLSTAIVFDHPSIGVLTEYLEERLLPAPEAAAPAPDDVRTVSDSDAEAELAAMMEL
- a CDS encoding polyketide synthase, with product MKEYIESLQQLSKSQLVLALARQRLRETERIAVVGMACRFPGRIDTPEEYWDALARGRSVLTEPRGIPTDSAGRPRWNVSAPDLAPLAGLLGQGAYLDSVDLFDAERFGIPDEEADHMDPQQRLLLTCAAEALDEAGPFDRSARVGVFAGVSTVEYTFACLRNGLGVDGLSPYMGTGGALSATAARVATGLHLNGPVLTVDTACSSALVAAHLAVSALRRGDCDMAVIGACHLMLAPFTTGVFDRAGMLSPTGRSRPFDAAADGHVRGEGCGVLVLKRERDAKADGDLPYAFIRASDIHQQGDRPSMAAVSAVAQRRVMSQALAESGLDPHQVHYIEAQANGSQLGGVIEAETIAEVYRRTDPGAPPLHLGSAKANLGYLETASGAAGLIKVALALSHRTVPPQPGVDRPDPAVPWERLSLTMPRAALPWPAEGPPTAAVSAFGFTGTNAHVLMQGADTPQPRPAPRRTVTKGRAHWPAENIWR
- a CDS encoding fatty acid--CoA ligase is translated as MYYPNLRTLDATAAHHAEHRPSHPAVRCEGRTVTYGELHRRSNRLAHGLRAAGLSGRARVAYLGKESEHYYEVLFACAKSGTVIVPINWRLTVSEVDHILRDSGTELLFVEREFQAIGEKAAASLPHPVTIVTVDGADGAGAGIGRWAAGHPDDDLPGTAEEDDPVAQLYTSGTTGLPKGVVLAHRSFFKVRDAQAAGGVEWIDWREGDVSLIGIPGFHVGGLWWATQGFNAGITNVSMRMFHGADALRLVRDLGVTTACVVPSMLQMLLSERGARDEDFATLRKVVYGGSPISERLLEEAIERVGCDFAQIYGLTETGNTAVCLPPHEHVVGGARMQAAGRPYPGFELKIVDGDGERLPDGAIGEVCVRTPSHMIEYWGLPEATAKTLVDGWIMTGDAGYLDDGGYLFVCDRIKDTIIVAGENVYPAEVENVLTRHEAVADAAVIGVPDEQWGESVTACVSLRPGAAATPRELMMFMKGRIADFKIPVRYEFVETLPRNPSGKILRRELRDTFWRDRKRNVN
- a CDS encoding alpha/beta hydrolase, which gives rise to MSPSFTTVRRVLNAASYLSPRLFGGYVFRLFCEPQSRDTVREAQRPVHDQAVVEELTTDGRRLVTYRWGDGERPVVLLHGFGGRAANFAGFVHALNRSGISAVSYDAYGHGDSGGRNVTVLDHLAVLRELQERHGPFRAIIGHSFGGTSAYLALRRGIKADRLVSIASEGDFGALPGLFCHQLGLRQSYAGELRRRSEELFAAEPDFWHEFSPVHRPEEISQPLLVVHDKKDREVGVAQGRAIAEAYGDRARLLETDGLGHRRILGDPAVITHVLTFVAGGDTTPIA